In a single window of the Renibacterium salmoninarum ATCC 33209 genome:
- a CDS encoding pyridoxine/pyridoxamine 5'-phosphate oxidase, whose product MSEELRQKLRALPDFPDELPEFDVEAAAAAPEQLFIDWLNLAMEKGLRQPHAFSLATATSDGTPSARMLILKGLDADGWLFASAKTSRKGEELSSNPQAAMNFSWLELGRQVRLVGTVVELSVQESARDWQERPQSDGSANPVWQLYALQPLEVEFWQARHDRHHRRLFYRRANPNDTWRKVT is encoded by the coding sequence ATGAGCGAGGAATTGAGACAGAAACTGCGCGCCCTGCCGGATTTTCCGGACGAATTGCCGGAGTTCGACGTCGAAGCTGCCGCGGCCGCGCCGGAACAGCTTTTTATCGACTGGCTCAACCTCGCGATGGAAAAAGGACTGCGGCAACCCCACGCTTTTTCGCTCGCTACCGCAACTTCCGACGGAACACCTTCAGCGCGGATGCTGATCCTCAAAGGGCTCGATGCCGATGGTTGGCTTTTCGCCAGCGCCAAGACGTCCCGTAAGGGCGAAGAGTTGAGCAGCAATCCGCAGGCCGCAATGAACTTCTCCTGGCTTGAGCTGGGCCGGCAGGTGCGCTTAGTGGGCACCGTCGTCGAGCTTTCGGTGCAGGAATCGGCCCGCGATTGGCAAGAACGCCCGCAAAGCGACGGCTCCGCAAATCCTGTTTGGCAGCTCTATGCCTTACAACCGCTTGAGGTGGAATTCTGGCAAGCCCGGCATGATCGTCACCATCGCCGGCTCTTTTATCGACGCGCGAATCCGAATGACACCTGGCGGAAGGTCACGTGA
- the argH gene encoding argininosuccinate lyase encodes MTSATNGGSLWGARFAGAPADALAALSKSTHFDWRLARYDLAGSRAHARVLQRAGLLTDVELDGMLTALDGLDADVTSGAFVAAESDEDVHGALERGLIERAGPELGGKLRAGRSRNDQIAAFGRMFLRDHARLVARGVLATIDALLAQATAHHGVAMPGRTHLQHAQPVLLSHHLMAHAWALLRDVQRLQDWDRRAAVSPYGSGALAGSSLGLDPNAVADELGFDSAVWNSIDGTASRDVFAEFSWIAAMIGVDLSRISEEIILWATKEFSFVTLDDAFSTGSSIMPQKKNPDVAELARGKAGRLIGDLTGLLATLKGLPLAYNRDLQEDKEPVFDAADTLELLLPAVSGMIATLDFNTERMEELAPLGFALATDVADWLVRQGVPFRDAHELSGAAVKQAESRGVELWDLSDAEYAAISPQLTPELRTVLSTEGSLASRSAQGGTAPSAVLAQRAAFEAQLAPVRDFAR; translated from the coding sequence ATGACCTCCGCTACCAACGGGGGCTCACTTTGGGGCGCTCGGTTTGCGGGTGCCCCGGCGGATGCACTGGCGGCATTGAGCAAGTCGACGCATTTTGACTGGCGGTTGGCTCGTTACGATCTGGCCGGCTCCCGGGCGCATGCTCGGGTTTTGCAACGTGCAGGCTTGCTCACTGACGTCGAACTCGATGGCATGCTCACAGCTTTAGACGGACTCGATGCGGACGTTACTTCGGGCGCCTTTGTTGCTGCCGAATCCGACGAGGACGTGCACGGCGCGTTGGAGCGCGGACTGATTGAGCGGGCTGGCCCAGAACTGGGAGGCAAGCTACGCGCTGGACGCTCGCGGAACGATCAGATCGCCGCCTTTGGTCGGATGTTCCTGCGTGATCACGCTCGACTCGTTGCCCGCGGCGTGCTTGCGACTATCGATGCACTGCTGGCACAGGCCACCGCGCACCACGGTGTGGCGATGCCTGGCCGGACGCACCTGCAGCACGCGCAGCCGGTGTTGTTGAGTCATCATTTGATGGCGCACGCATGGGCGCTGCTGCGTGATGTGCAACGGTTGCAGGATTGGGATCGCCGCGCAGCCGTCTCGCCTTACGGCTCCGGGGCGTTGGCCGGCTCTTCGCTGGGGCTGGACCCGAACGCCGTCGCCGATGAACTGGGCTTTGACTCGGCGGTTTGGAATTCGATTGATGGCACCGCTTCCCGGGACGTTTTTGCGGAGTTCTCCTGGATCGCCGCGATGATTGGCGTGGATCTGTCCCGAATCAGCGAAGAGATTATCCTCTGGGCGACCAAGGAATTCTCCTTTGTGACCCTGGATGATGCGTTCTCAACCGGCTCCTCGATCATGCCGCAAAAGAAGAATCCGGATGTAGCGGAGCTTGCTCGTGGCAAGGCCGGTCGTTTGATCGGCGATCTCACCGGTCTACTGGCCACCTTGAAAGGGCTCCCGCTCGCGTACAACCGAGACCTCCAAGAGGATAAAGAGCCAGTTTTCGACGCCGCGGACACCTTGGAATTGCTGCTTCCGGCGGTTTCCGGAATGATCGCGACGCTTGATTTCAACACCGAACGGATGGAGGAATTGGCGCCGTTGGGCTTCGCGCTGGCGACGGATGTGGCTGACTGGTTGGTTCGGCAGGGCGTGCCGTTCCGCGATGCGCATGAGCTTTCTGGTGCTGCTGTGAAGCAAGCCGAATCGCGCGGTGTGGAACTGTGGGATCTCAGCGATGCAGAGTACGCGGCGATTTCGCCGCAGCTGACTCCTGAGCTGCGCACGGTGCTTTCTACCGAGGGATCGTTGGCGAGCCGGAGCGCCCAAGGCGGGACCGCGCCGTCGGCCGTTCTGGCACAGCGAGCCGCTTTTGAGGCGCAACTCGCGCCGGTCCGAGACTTCGCACGCTAA
- a CDS encoding argininosuccinate synthase — protein sequence MTDRIVLAYSGGLDTSVAIGWIGEATGAEVIAVAVDVGQGGESLETVRQRALGCGAVEAYVADARDEFANEYCMPTLKANALYQGHYPLVSAISRPVIVKHLVKAAREFGATTVAHGCTGKGNDQVRFEVGIQTLGPDLKCIAPVRDLALTRDKAIEYAERNNLPIETTKKNPYSIDQNVWGRAVETGYLEDIWNAPTKDIYDYTATPEFPPAPDEAVISFRAGVPVALDGVLLSPLQVIQELNRRAGAQGVGRIDVVEDRLVGIKSREIYEAPGAMTLITAHKHLEDVTIEREQARFKATVSQRWAELVYDGQWFSPLKRSLDVFIDDTQKYVSGDIRVVLHAGVASVNGRRTDTGLYDFNLATYDTGDTFDQSQARGFIELWGLSAKTATTRDERVAASGENA from the coding sequence GTGACTGATCGCATCGTGCTGGCCTACTCGGGCGGACTAGACACCTCTGTTGCTATTGGCTGGATTGGCGAAGCCACCGGCGCTGAAGTGATTGCGGTAGCCGTCGACGTCGGACAAGGCGGCGAGTCGCTGGAGACAGTACGCCAGCGCGCGCTGGGTTGCGGCGCCGTTGAGGCCTATGTTGCCGATGCCCGCGATGAGTTCGCCAACGAATATTGTATGCCTACTTTGAAGGCCAATGCACTGTACCAAGGGCACTACCCGCTGGTTTCAGCGATTTCCCGGCCCGTGATCGTGAAACACCTGGTCAAAGCAGCGCGTGAATTTGGCGCAACCACAGTCGCGCACGGTTGTACCGGCAAAGGCAACGATCAGGTGCGCTTCGAAGTGGGCATTCAGACCCTTGGCCCGGACCTCAAATGCATTGCACCGGTTCGCGACTTGGCATTGACCCGGGACAAAGCCATTGAATACGCAGAGCGCAACAACCTGCCGATCGAGACGACCAAAAAGAACCCGTACTCGATCGACCAGAACGTCTGGGGTCGCGCCGTGGAGACGGGCTACCTCGAAGACATTTGGAATGCGCCCACCAAAGACATTTATGACTACACAGCGACGCCGGAATTCCCGCCCGCCCCGGATGAAGCGGTCATCTCATTCCGCGCTGGTGTACCGGTAGCGCTCGACGGCGTTTTGCTTTCACCGTTGCAGGTTATTCAGGAACTCAACCGTCGCGCCGGTGCTCAAGGTGTTGGCCGGATCGACGTCGTCGAAGACCGGTTAGTGGGCATCAAGAGCCGGGAGATTTACGAAGCGCCAGGTGCCATGACGCTGATCACCGCGCACAAACACCTGGAAGACGTCACGATTGAGCGTGAGCAGGCGCGTTTCAAGGCTACGGTTAGCCAGCGTTGGGCCGAATTGGTTTATGACGGCCAGTGGTTCTCCCCGTTGAAGCGCTCTTTGGACGTCTTCATCGATGACACGCAGAAATACGTGAGCGGCGACATTCGCGTTGTGCTGCACGCAGGCGTTGCTTCGGTGAATGGTCGGCGTACCGATACCGGTTTGTACGACTTCAACTTGGCAACCTACGACACCGGCGATACTTTCGATCAGTCGCAAGCGCGTGGCTTCATTGAACTCTGGGGCCTGTCAGCGAAGACCGCCACTACTCGCGACGAGCGGGTTGCGGCATCCGGCGAGAACGCATGA
- a CDS encoding ABC transporter permease, producing the protein MTAITQALNPATARLKNHVSLGQTIRNSFTMAWRGLLKIKRTPEQLIDVTVQPILFTVMFTYIFGGAISGNIANYLPIIIPGILVQTVITTSVVTGVQLREDMDKGVFDRFKSLPIARIAPLAGALLADTIRYSIATTLTFVTGFIMGYRPVNFGAVVASAVLVIACSWALSWIFAFFGVIARSASSVQGISFLILFPLTFLSNAFVPAGTMPDWLQTFVNINPVSHLVSGVRDLCNNGVFGAEAAFALLGAAVVVLIFAPLTVRAYMRKALA; encoded by the coding sequence ATGACTGCGATCACCCAAGCACTCAACCCAGCCACTGCGCGGCTGAAGAACCACGTCAGTCTTGGCCAAACAATACGAAACTCCTTCACGATGGCTTGGCGTGGCCTGCTGAAAATCAAACGCACACCGGAACAACTGATCGATGTCACTGTGCAACCGATCCTGTTCACCGTGATGTTTACCTACATTTTCGGTGGCGCAATTTCCGGCAATATTGCGAATTATCTGCCGATTATCATTCCAGGAATCTTGGTTCAGACGGTCATTACGACGTCGGTCGTCACCGGAGTGCAGCTGCGGGAGGACATGGATAAGGGCGTTTTTGATCGCTTCAAGTCGCTGCCGATCGCCCGGATAGCGCCGTTAGCCGGCGCGCTGCTCGCTGACACTATCCGGTACTCGATTGCCACGACGCTCACTTTCGTGACTGGTTTCATCATGGGGTATCGACCGGTGAACTTTGGCGCCGTCGTCGCTTCGGCCGTGCTCGTTATTGCCTGCTCCTGGGCGCTGAGCTGGATCTTCGCGTTCTTCGGCGTCATCGCGCGCAGCGCAAGCAGTGTGCAGGGAATCTCCTTCTTGATTCTGTTCCCGCTGACCTTCTTGTCAAACGCCTTTGTACCAGCAGGCACGATGCCGGATTGGTTGCAGACCTTCGTCAACATCAACCCGGTATCGCATTTAGTTTCCGGTGTTCGGGACCTTTGCAATAATGGCGTTTTCGGTGCTGAGGCGGCCTTTGCCTTGTTGGGTGCCGCCGTC
- a CDS encoding maleylpyruvate isomerase family mycothiol-dependent enzyme, whose protein sequence is MTLSEGAGLLPAIAETQQAACQFRLWLEEHSDDDIREPSALPGWSRAQLFAHLRGVSLALARQLAYAKRQEIIEMDDGGADGRNADIAKYAAQQKPQLLAELESSLASLAGAIDALTDADLDTKTAFRDGTVADVVKAAWRELVIHQDDLLIGVSSSDWTAEFCRHLFSFLEARVPEKTRLVLQPIGAQPVTLSTGNTSGKSYVIIGMLNDIAAWLAGRKPAGQIEAFAAADSVALPELLPWPSAVPAR, encoded by the coding sequence ATGACACTCAGCGAGGGAGCTGGACTCCTACCCGCCATTGCCGAAACCCAGCAAGCTGCCTGCCAGTTCCGGCTTTGGCTTGAAGAGCATAGCGATGACGATATTCGGGAACCATCCGCGCTGCCCGGGTGGAGCAGGGCGCAGCTTTTTGCTCACCTGCGTGGTGTGAGCTTAGCGCTTGCCAGGCAATTGGCATACGCCAAGCGCCAGGAAATCATTGAAATGGACGACGGCGGCGCGGACGGCAGAAATGCCGACATCGCCAAATACGCGGCGCAGCAGAAACCACAGTTGCTCGCTGAGCTGGAATCCTCATTAGCTAGCCTCGCTGGGGCAATCGATGCTTTGACCGACGCGGATCTAGACACCAAGACCGCGTTTCGGGACGGCACCGTTGCCGACGTCGTCAAAGCTGCGTGGCGGGAGTTGGTTATCCACCAAGACGATCTGCTTATTGGCGTCAGCAGCAGTGACTGGACAGCTGAATTTTGCCGCCATCTCTTTAGCTTCCTCGAAGCGCGGGTGCCAGAAAAAACTCGTTTGGTACTGCAGCCGATTGGTGCCCAGCCCGTGACGTTGAGCACCGGAAATACTTCTGGCAAGAGCTACGTCATTATCGGGATGCTCAACGATATTGCGGCTTGGCTTGCTGGGCGGAAACCAGCCGGTCAGATCGAAGCTTTTGCCGCTGCCGATTCCGTGGCACTTCCAGAGCTGTTGCCTTGGCCATCGGCGGTTCCGGCAAGGTAA
- a CDS encoding arginine repressor, with protein MSAESAAIVQPIALIPATKTARQARIAALLTAQSVRSQAELAALLADDGVQVTQATLSRDLVELGAVRVRADGGLVYAVPQAGVDRTPHAAVSKEYLDARMTRLCAELLVTAEASANLVVLRTPPGAANFLAMAIDHSVLPDILGTIAGDDTVLVIARDPFGGAAIAERFLQFAEEPGT; from the coding sequence ATGAGCGCCGAATCTGCCGCCATCGTGCAGCCAATCGCCTTGATCCCGGCGACTAAAACCGCTCGACAAGCACGAATTGCGGCATTGTTGACCGCGCAATCGGTGCGCTCGCAAGCCGAGCTGGCTGCCTTGCTGGCCGACGACGGCGTGCAGGTCACCCAGGCGACGCTCTCCCGTGATTTGGTCGAATTGGGTGCAGTGCGAGTACGGGCGGACGGTGGATTGGTTTATGCGGTGCCGCAAGCGGGCGTTGACCGGACACCGCACGCGGCAGTATCCAAAGAGTATTTAGATGCTCGAATGACTCGATTGTGTGCGGAATTACTGGTGACCGCTGAAGCTTCAGCCAATCTAGTGGTGCTGAGAACGCCGCCGGGAGCCGCGAATTTTCTGGCCATGGCGATTGACCATTCAGTGCTGCCAGATATTCTGGGCACGATTGCTGGCGACGATACCGTGTTGGTGATTGCCCGCGATCCGTTCGGTGGCGCGGCTATTGCGGAGAGGTTTCTACAATTTGCTGAGGAGCCCGGAACCTAA